In one window of Massilibacterium senegalense DNA:
- the gap gene encoding type I glyceraldehyde-3-phosphate dehydrogenase → MGKVRVAINGLGRIGRLVLREAMDQSFLEVVAVNDVSDGAVLAHLLQYDTIHRTYEKEVAYKEGELKIAQHVIPFYHEKEPKKLPWKALEVDVVIESTGKFTDRESAFQHIKAGAKKVIISAPAKDEDVTIVMGVNEETYDPTKHMILSNASCTTNCLAPFLKKVHETFSICRGLMTTVHSYTNDQRVLDFPHKDLRRARAAAENIIPTTTGAAKAVGKVLPELKGKLTGLAIRVPTANVSLSDIVVEVEKETTVEEINHLFQTASEGELKGILGYSERPLVSSDYIGTKESATIDALSTMVMDGNMIKIVAWYDNEIGYSNRLLDLVDYLGQKGI, encoded by the coding sequence ATGGGTAAGGTGAGAGTTGCTATTAATGGTTTAGGTCGTATTGGTCGTCTTGTTTTGCGAGAAGCGATGGATCAGTCATTTTTGGAAGTTGTGGCGGTGAATGATGTGTCGGATGGAGCGGTGTTGGCACATTTATTACAATACGACACGATTCATCGCACGTATGAAAAAGAAGTGGCATATAAAGAAGGAGAGTTAAAAATAGCACAGCATGTCATTCCTTTTTATCATGAAAAAGAACCAAAAAAATTGCCTTGGAAAGCGTTGGAGGTTGATGTGGTCATTGAATCAACTGGCAAATTTACTGACCGCGAATCTGCTTTTCAACATATTAAAGCCGGAGCGAAAAAAGTGATTATTTCCGCTCCGGCAAAAGACGAAGATGTGACGATTGTGATGGGAGTAAACGAGGAGACGTATGACCCAACTAAACATATGATTCTTTCTAACGCTTCTTGTACGACGAATTGTTTAGCACCTTTTTTAAAAAAAGTACATGAAACGTTTTCCATTTGTCGCGGCTTAATGACGACGGTTCACTCGTATACGAATGATCAACGAGTGCTTGACTTTCCGCATAAAGATCTGAGACGTGCAAGAGCTGCTGCGGAAAATATCATTCCAACCACAACAGGTGCTGCAAAAGCGGTCGGAAAAGTGTTACCGGAGTTAAAAGGAAAATTAACTGGTCTTGCGATTCGTGTTCCGACTGCTAATGTATCTCTTTCGGATATCGTGGTAGAAGTCGAAAAAGAAACGACGGTAGAAGAAATAAATCATCTGTTCCAAACTGCGTCTGAAGGAGAATTGAAAGGGATTTTAGGATATAGTGAACGACCACTCGTGTCTTCTGATTATATCGGGACAAAAGAATCTGCCACCATTGATGCGTTAAGCACGATGGTGATGGACGGAAATATGATAAAAATTGTCGCTTGGTACGATAATGAAATAGGCTATTCCAATCGTTTGTTAGATTTAGTCGACTATCTAGGGCAAAAAGGTATATAA
- a CDS encoding glutaredoxin family protein, which produces MLVVNVYMREKCGLCEDAIQVLDFLSRKLPLDVQLINIEKDDDLHEKYQLVIPVIEACGKEIAYGIVSTVDLEQRLRECLNQQM; this is translated from the coding sequence ATGCTAGTAGTAAACGTTTATATGAGAGAAAAATGTGGACTTTGCGAAGACGCGATACAGGTGCTTGATTTTTTAAGCCGAAAGTTACCGCTAGATGTTCAATTAATTAATATTGAAAAAGATGACGATTTACATGAAAAATATCAATTAGTTATTCCAGTCATTGAAGCATGTGGCAAAGAAATTGCATATGGGATTGTATCAACCGTTGATTTAGAACAACGCTTACGAGAATGTCTTAATCAACAAATGTAA
- the clpP gene encoding ATP-dependent Clp endopeptidase proteolytic subunit ClpP — protein sequence MNLIPTVIEQTNRGERAYDIYSRLLKDRIILLGSAIDDNVANSIVAQLLFLAAEDPDKDISLYINSPGGSITSGMAIYDTMQFIKPKVSTICIGMAASMGAFLLAAGEKGKRFALPNSEIMIHQPLGGTQGQASDIAIHAKRIIEMKEKLNNILAERTGQPLEVIERDTDRDNFMSAYKAKEYGLIDDVFEPTKK from the coding sequence ATGAATTTAATTCCTACAGTTATTGAACAAACTAATCGTGGGGAACGTGCGTATGATATTTATTCACGTCTTTTAAAAGATCGTATTATTTTACTTGGTAGCGCTATTGATGATAATGTAGCAAACTCTATCGTAGCTCAGCTTCTTTTCTTAGCAGCAGAAGACCCTGATAAAGATATTTCGCTATACATTAATAGCCCTGGTGGTTCGATCACATCAGGTATGGCTATTTACGATACCATGCAATTTATTAAACCAAAAGTTTCTACTATTTGTATCGGTATGGCAGCATCTATGGGTGCATTTTTACTTGCTGCTGGGGAAAAAGGAAAACGCTTTGCCCTTCCAAACAGCGAAATCATGATCCATCAGCCACTTGGTGGAACACAAGGTCAAGCAAGTGATATTGCGATTCATGCAAAACGTATTATTGAAATGAAAGAAAAATTAAACAACATTTTAGCAGAACGCACAGGTCAACCATTAGAAGTCATCGAACGTGACACAGATCGTGATAACTTTATGTCTGCTTACAAAGCAAAAGAATACGGTTTAATCGATGATGTGTTTGAACCAACAAAAAAATAA
- a CDS encoding HPr family phosphocarrier protein, with the protein MLQKTVTVKLKTGLQARIAAQFVQEANRFSSDIYLEKDNKKVNAKSIMGIMSLAVGPGVDVILEVDGPDEETALNSLVAFVEKE; encoded by the coding sequence GTGTTACAAAAAACGGTTACCGTAAAATTGAAAACAGGTCTTCAAGCCCGAATTGCTGCACAATTTGTGCAAGAAGCAAATCGTTTTAGTTCGGATATTTATTTAGAGAAAGATAACAAAAAAGTAAATGCAAAAAGTATTATGGGGATCATGAGTTTAGCTGTTGGTCCAGGAGTGGACGTTATACTAGAGGTAGATGGACCAGACGAAGAGACAGCACTTAACTCGTTAGTTGCTTTCGTTGAAAAAGAATAA
- the whiA gene encoding DNA-binding protein WhiA — MSFASDTKKELTMLEVDDCCAKSELAALIRMNGVISLSSEKASLNVSTENAAIARRIYSLIKRLYPQVHVDVIVRKKMRLKKNNVYIVRVTKDAKMMITSLQIMTSDYRFNRAIPSEFTAKTCCKRSYLRGAFLAGGSVNNPQTSSYHLEIFSLYEEHNQALCDLMNTFDLNVKTLERKKGFITYLKEGEKITEFLNIIGAHQALLRFEDVRIVKDMRNSVNRLVNCETANLNKTIGASIRQVENIRYIEKTIGLDALPDKLREIAELRMKHKDVTLKELGEMVEGETISKSGINHRLRKIDEIANKVRSGEYVNSK, encoded by the coding sequence ATGTCATTTGCTTCAGATACGAAAAAAGAACTTACAATGCTTGAAGTTGATGATTGTTGCGCAAAATCAGAGCTTGCCGCATTAATTCGGATGAATGGTGTCATTTCTTTATCCAGTGAAAAAGCATCTTTAAATGTCTCGACTGAAAATGCCGCGATTGCACGAAGAATCTATTCCTTAATTAAGCGATTATATCCACAAGTGCATGTGGATGTTATCGTTCGGAAAAAAATGCGCTTGAAAAAAAATAATGTTTATATCGTTCGGGTCACAAAAGATGCTAAAATGATGATAACGAGTTTGCAAATCATGACGAGTGATTATCGTTTTAACCGGGCAATTCCTAGTGAATTTACGGCAAAAACTTGTTGTAAGCGTTCTTATTTACGTGGCGCATTTCTTGCAGGTGGATCTGTTAACAATCCACAAACATCATCGTATCATCTAGAAATTTTTTCGCTGTATGAAGAACATAATCAAGCGTTATGCGATCTAATGAATACGTTTGATTTAAATGTGAAAACACTAGAAAGAAAAAAAGGATTTATCACTTATTTAAAAGAGGGCGAAAAAATCACTGAATTTTTAAATATCATCGGTGCACATCAAGCATTATTACGGTTTGAAGACGTCCGTATCGTAAAAGATATGCGTAATTCAGTGAACCGACTAGTGAATTGCGAAACGGCTAATTTAAACAAAACAATCGGTGCTTCTATTCGTCAGGTAGAAAATATTCGTTATATTGAAAAAACAATTGGTTTAGATGCATTACCTGATAAATTACGAGAAATCGCCGAATTACGTATGAAACATAAAGATGTAACATTAAAAGAATTAGGTGAAATGGTTGAGGGAGAAACCATTAGTAAATCCGGTATTAATCATCGTTTAAGAAAAATTGATGAGATTGCAAACAAAGTTCGTAGTGGTGAGTATGTGAATTCCAAATAA
- a CDS encoding gluconeogenesis factor YvcK family protein yields MDQMIPKVVVIGGGTGLSVLLRALKKFRVDITAVVTVADDGGSSGILRDELDIPPPGDVRNVLVALSEGEPLIEKVFQHRFLHGNGISGHSLGNLLLAAMTSITGDFVSGIKEISRVLNIRGRVLPSANQGVILSAKMKDGTIVQGESKIPLAKKEIDYVFLNTPDVKALPESVEAILEADLIIMGPGSLYTSIIPNLLVPEIQEAVCHAPGKKVYICNVMTQYGETTNFTASDHVKALLKHIDCNQLLDMIVVNDADIPMNVLRRYTEKGAVPVVCDLEHLQQYAPVVIHDHFVKFDEPFIRHDAKKISRLLVNTIREKE; encoded by the coding sequence ATGGATCAGATGATACCGAAAGTCGTTGTCATCGGGGGTGGAACAGGGTTATCTGTTTTACTTCGAGCGCTAAAAAAGTTTCGTGTTGATATTACAGCAGTAGTGACAGTGGCGGACGACGGCGGTAGTTCAGGGATTTTAAGGGATGAATTAGACATTCCTCCACCAGGTGACGTTCGAAATGTGCTCGTTGCTTTGTCGGAAGGAGAGCCTTTAATTGAAAAAGTGTTTCAGCACCGATTTTTACATGGAAATGGCATTTCTGGTCATTCGTTAGGAAATTTATTGCTTGCTGCGATGACGTCGATTACAGGTGATTTTGTTTCAGGGATTAAAGAAATTAGTCGCGTGTTAAATATACGTGGGCGAGTATTACCATCTGCGAACCAAGGTGTCATTTTAAGTGCTAAAATGAAAGATGGTACCATTGTACAAGGGGAATCTAAAATTCCATTAGCCAAAAAAGAAATTGATTATGTTTTTTTAAATACACCAGATGTAAAAGCATTGCCTGAAAGCGTAGAAGCCATTTTAGAAGCAGATTTAATTATCATGGGACCAGGTAGTTTATATACGAGTATTATCCCCAATTTACTCGTACCAGAGATTCAAGAAGCGGTTTGTCACGCACCAGGGAAAAAAGTGTATATTTGCAATGTCATGACGCAGTACGGGGAAACGACGAACTTTACGGCTAGTGACCATGTGAAAGCATTATTAAAACACATTGATTGCAATCAATTATTAGATATGATTGTCGTCAATGATGCAGACATTCCAATGAATGTATTACGTCGTTATACAGAAAAAGGAGCGGTTCCTGTAGTATGTGATCTCGAGCACTTGCAACAGTATGCTCCTGTTGTGATTCATGATCATTTTGTAAAATTTGACGAGCCGTTTATTCGTCACGATGCGAAAAAAATTTCCCGCTTACTCGTAAATACAATAAGAGAAAAAGAATAG
- the rapZ gene encoding RNase adapter RapZ has product MEANAQKEYQLVIITGMSGAGKTVAIQSFEDLGFFCVDNLPPTLLPKFIELVGESDGKMNKVALGMDLRGREFFDALIEMIDNPEVTDQFKIEILFLDAKNPALVRRYKETRRSHPLAKTGSPLKGIQKEREMLEDLKGRSQRIIDTTDLTPRQLRERIIHVYSKENQPTFTVQVMSFGFKYGLPIDADLVFDVRFLPNPHYVNHLRPKTGLQEEVSSYVLKWSETQQFIEKLLDLLNFMLPQYKREGKSQLVIAIGCTGGKHRSVTIAEYLTHYYASEYSTHVAHRDIEKGRKTT; this is encoded by the coding sequence ATGGAGGCAAATGCACAGAAAGAATATCAATTAGTTATTATTACAGGGATGAGTGGCGCCGGAAAAACCGTTGCTATTCAAAGTTTTGAAGATTTAGGATTTTTTTGTGTAGATAATTTGCCACCGACACTTTTACCTAAATTTATCGAGCTTGTTGGAGAATCTGACGGAAAAATGAATAAAGTGGCGTTAGGAATGGATTTACGTGGTCGAGAGTTTTTTGATGCACTAATAGAAATGATTGATAATCCTGAAGTAACCGACCAATTTAAAATTGAAATTTTATTTTTAGATGCAAAAAATCCAGCGCTCGTTCGTCGTTACAAAGAAACGAGACGCTCTCATCCTCTTGCTAAAACGGGATCTCCGTTAAAAGGTATTCAAAAAGAACGGGAAATGTTAGAAGATTTAAAAGGAAGATCCCAACGAATTATTGATACAACCGACTTAACCCCACGTCAATTACGTGAACGAATTATTCACGTATATTCAAAAGAAAATCAACCAACATTTACGGTTCAAGTGATGAGCTTCGGATTTAAATATGGGTTACCAATCGATGCAGATTTAGTATTTGATGTGCGGTTTTTACCTAATCCACATTATGTCAATCACCTTCGTCCGAAAACAGGGCTGCAAGAAGAAGTATCTTCATATGTGTTAAAATGGTCAGAAACGCAACAGTTTATTGAAAAATTATTAGATTTGCTTAATTTTATGCTTCCACAATATAAACGGGAAGGGAAAAGTCAACTTGTTATCGCTATTGGGTGCACAGGGGGAAAACACCGTTCTGTGACTATCGCAGAATATTTAACGCATTATTATGCTAGCGAATATTCTACGCACGTTGCCCATAGAGATATTGAAAAAGGAAGGAAGACGACATAG
- a CDS encoding NUDIX hydrolase: protein MQRVTNCVLLKDDQLLLLQKPRRDWWVAPGGKMESGETVKESVIREYREETGIYLSNPTLKGIFTIQIKEGTEIMSEWMMFTFFATEFEGENVSVCEEGTLAWHHKDAIAALEMAPGDYHIIDYMVKGKGTIYGLFTYTPDFELLSYRIQPS from the coding sequence ATGCAACGCGTAACAAATTGTGTGTTATTAAAAGATGATCAACTATTATTACTACAAAAACCGAGACGCGATTGGTGGGTTGCTCCAGGTGGAAAAATGGAGAGCGGTGAAACTGTAAAAGAAAGCGTCATTCGGGAGTATCGAGAAGAAACTGGCATATATTTAAGTAACCCAACGTTAAAAGGGATTTTTACTATTCAAATAAAAGAAGGAACCGAGATTATGTCAGAGTGGATGATGTTTACCTTTTTTGCAACGGAATTTGAAGGAGAAAACGTGTCAGTATGCGAGGAAGGCACGTTAGCTTGGCATCATAAAGATGCTATCGCTGCATTGGAAATGGCACCAGGTGACTATCATATTATTGATTATATGGTGAAAGGAAAAGGGACCATTTACGGTTTGTTTACGTACACCCCAGATTTTGAATTATTGTCATATCGGATTCAACCGTCCTAA
- the trxB gene encoding thioredoxin-disulfide reductase, whose protein sequence is MSEEKIYDVIIAGAGPAGMTAAVYASRANLDTLMIERGVPGGQMANTEEVENYPGFESILGPELSNKMFEHAKKFGAEYAYGDITDLKDGKEYKTVVCGDTEYKGRTVIIATGAQYRKLGAPGEKELAGRGVSYCAVCDGAFFKGKELAVIGGGDSAVEEGIYLTRFASKVTIIHRRDQLRAQKIIQDRAFANEKIDFMWNQTVKSINEKDGKVGSLTLTNTQTGEETEFNADGVFIYIGMNPLSDFAKNLGIVNENGYIETNEQMETKVPGIYAAGDIREKELRQIVTATGDGSIAAQAAQSYIENLKEELGVK, encoded by the coding sequence GTGTCAGAAGAAAAAATTTATGACGTAATTATCGCAGGAGCAGGTCCTGCTGGAATGACAGCAGCGGTGTATGCATCACGTGCAAACTTAGATACATTAATGATTGAACGTGGTGTACCTGGTGGTCAAATGGCAAATACAGAAGAAGTAGAAAACTATCCTGGATTTGAATCTATTTTAGGTCCAGAACTTTCAAATAAAATGTTTGAACATGCGAAAAAATTCGGTGCAGAATATGCATATGGAGACATTACGGATTTAAAAGACGGCAAAGAATATAAAACAGTCGTATGTGGCGATACAGAATACAAAGGCCGTACAGTTATTATCGCAACGGGTGCCCAATATCGTAAATTAGGTGCTCCTGGTGAAAAAGAATTAGCAGGTCGTGGCGTGTCTTATTGTGCTGTATGTGATGGTGCCTTCTTTAAAGGAAAAGAACTAGCAGTTATCGGTGGTGGTGATTCTGCAGTAGAAGAAGGAATTTATTTAACACGCTTTGCATCAAAAGTAACGATTATTCACCGTCGTGATCAATTACGTGCGCAAAAAATTATTCAAGATCGTGCATTTGCAAATGAAAAAATTGACTTTATGTGGAACCAAACAGTAAAAAGTATTAATGAAAAAGACGGAAAAGTTGGTTCTTTAACATTAACAAACACACAAACAGGTGAAGAAACAGAATTTAATGCAGACGGTGTATTTATTTACATTGGCATGAATCCACTTTCTGATTTTGCGAAAAATCTTGGAATAGTAAATGAAAATGGATATATCGAAACAAACGAACAAATGGAAACGAAAGTACCTGGAATTTATGCAGCTGGTGACATTCGTGAAAAAGAACTTCGTCAAATCGTAACAGCTACTGGTGATGGAAGTATTGCAGCACAAGCAGCACAAAGTTACATTGAAAACTTAAAAGAAGAGCTTGGCGTAAAATAA
- a CDS encoding tetratricopeptide repeat protein translates to MGSKKTSKQQGKLLHFVKDGEYFFQKGLKYYDQNQVSKAKQCFERAWKYDPLEPIYACQLASVLSELGEYERSNKLFKEVLEKHDSTLYECYFFMAHNYAHMGLFSEAKRYAEQYLKEETAGDLAEEAQELLEVLSDDFGQLLQDMLYEDDLIQEYERIFQLLESGNIYLAKASLKKMIQKYPDFHQAYNHLALIYLYLGNEKRCFEVIQGALEKSPGSIHLLCSLSIYYRFVGDKKRLAEYRQLLQNIYPIDESGQLKVGITLILLGEYERGYEWLRKLSNKGYHHYPSFQFWYDVAFQGKSGKEVVIDPMNIPIDRMSYVFSILMDMPLQQEQLYKLILNKDNVPYVFYKIAVYHLLGEMDEVKQLAGLLLIEQEGTEETYEALKQFCVKETATPLMTHVAAIMMFHLQPYKDVVIQIGEEVSVLHNVFECRHDASMIYDFLHYLNYKWGTLSKEAYRQLLKEGLVFVKKCEQQNLSHSFVGMTAAFDYVWQKDKMTYPITQKEIATKYMISVSTVQKYVHIVRDVLK, encoded by the coding sequence ATGGGGTCAAAAAAAACATCGAAACAACAAGGAAAACTTTTGCATTTTGTAAAAGATGGAGAGTATTTTTTTCAAAAAGGTTTAAAGTATTATGATCAAAATCAAGTTAGTAAGGCGAAACAATGTTTTGAAAGGGCGTGGAAATACGATCCGCTAGAGCCTATTTATGCGTGTCAGCTTGCTTCCGTTCTTTCAGAATTAGGGGAATACGAGAGATCCAATAAATTATTTAAAGAAGTGTTAGAAAAGCATGATTCAACCCTGTATGAATGTTATTTTTTTATGGCACATAATTATGCACATATGGGGTTATTTTCAGAAGCTAAAAGATATGCTGAACAATATTTAAAAGAAGAGACAGCTGGTGATCTAGCAGAAGAAGCACAAGAATTATTAGAAGTACTAAGTGATGATTTCGGACAATTGTTACAAGATATGTTATATGAAGATGATTTAATTCAGGAATACGAACGAATTTTTCAACTGTTAGAGAGCGGAAACATTTATTTAGCAAAAGCTAGTTTAAAAAAGATGATTCAAAAATATCCTGATTTTCATCAAGCATACAATCATTTAGCGCTTATTTATTTATATTTAGGAAATGAAAAAAGGTGTTTCGAAGTCATTCAGGGAGCATTAGAAAAAAGTCCAGGAAGTATTCATTTACTTTGTTCTCTTTCGATTTATTATCGTTTTGTTGGGGATAAAAAACGGCTAGCGGAATATCGTCAGTTGTTACAAAATATTTATCCGATAGATGAAAGCGGTCAGTTAAAGGTAGGGATTACCCTTATTTTATTAGGGGAATATGAGCGGGGGTATGAATGGTTACGAAAATTATCCAATAAAGGCTACCATCACTATCCGTCGTTTCAATTTTGGTATGATGTTGCATTTCAAGGGAAATCGGGTAAAGAAGTAGTGATTGATCCGATGAATATTCCGATTGATCGGATGTCGTATGTTTTTTCGATTTTAATGGACATGCCGTTGCAACAGGAACAACTGTACAAGCTTATTTTAAATAAAGATAATGTTCCGTACGTGTTTTACAAAATTGCTGTATATCATTTATTAGGTGAAATGGATGAAGTAAAACAACTAGCTGGTCTTTTGTTAATCGAGCAAGAAGGAACGGAAGAAACATATGAAGCATTGAAACAATTTTGTGTAAAAGAAACAGCCACCCCGTTAATGACACATGTAGCGGCGATTATGATGTTTCATTTGCAACCATACAAAGATGTGGTCATCCAAATAGGTGAAGAAGTTTCGGTATTGCATAATGTGTTTGAATGTCGGCATGATGCTTCAATGATTTACGATTTTCTTCATTATTTAAACTATAAATGGGGTACATTATCAAAAGAAGCGTATAGGCAATTATTAAAAGAAGGGCTTGTGTTCGTTAAAAAGTGTGAACAGCAAAATCTTTCCCATTCGTTTGTAGGAATGACGGCAGCTTTTGATTATGTTTGGCAAAAAGATAAAATGACTTATCCGATTACCCAGAAGGAAATTGCCACGAAATATATGATTTCCGTATCTACAGTGCAAAAATATGTGCACATTGTACGGGACGTGTTAAAGTAA
- a CDS encoding DUF1648 domain-containing protein, whose protein sequence is MEQDKLHIKTPMMAKILDTASLLFFIGTMMYLLTVWSSLPELVPSHYNIAGEADDWQKK, encoded by the coding sequence TTGGAACAAGATAAACTACATATAAAAACACCGATGATGGCGAAAATATTGGATACCGCCTCTCTCTTATTTTTTATCGGAACGATGATGTATCTCCTAACGGTTTGGTCGTCTTTACCTGAATTGGTCCCTAGCCATTATAATATCGCGGGTGAAGCGGATGATTGGCAGAAAAAATAG
- a CDS encoding helix-turn-helix transcriptional regulator: MENKLMELRKEHNLSQEKLAEILKVSRQTVISIEKKRYTPSLKLAFKIANEFDKSIEEIFFYNQEDE, encoded by the coding sequence ATGGAAAATAAATTGATGGAACTTAGAAAAGAGCACAACCTTTCTCAAGAGAAACTAGCTGAAATTTTAAAAGTATCTCGACAAACTGTTATTTCAATTGAAAAAAAACGTTATACACCATCTTTAAAACTTGCATTTAAAATTGCTAATGAATTCGATAAATCAATTGAGGAAATATTTTTTTACAATCAGGAGGATGAATAA